In Papaver somniferum cultivar HN1 chromosome 1, ASM357369v1, whole genome shotgun sequence, a genomic segment contains:
- the LOC113279747 gene encoding pentatricopeptide repeat-containing protein At4g02750-like, translating into MKRILKPISGNGSLVFKQNTKITQLGKSGRVQEAIQIFESISNKNTVSWNSMISVYAKNGKINDARRLFDEMPRRNLVSWNTMISGYSHNGQVHEAAALFDEMPQRDDFSWTLMLTCYIRNGKLDKAKYLFDMLPDKQDPVCWNALIAGYAKSQRIEEARRLFDRMPVKNLVSWNSMLAAYTQNELMDLGLKFFLQMETKDVVSWNLMVHGFVQVGDLESASLFFNRIPNPNVVSWVTLLSGYAKNGKIEEAKRTFEEMPEKNIISWNAMIAGYMQNSQINDALKIFKEMPERNSASWTAVINGYVQNGKLEEARELLEKMPSGNATAQTSMISGYVQKMRINEARQIFDQLGSRDSVCWNTMIGGYVQCGKMSEAIKLFEQMPRKNLVTWNTLIAGFAQSGQMDMAIDIFEDMKEKNLVSWNSIISGFTQNGLFSSALQYFVLMGKEGRKPDHSTFACGLIACANLAALPVGKQIQNLVFKSGYAEDLYVTNALISMYSKCGRISKAERVFRDTDTVDIISWNSLISGYALNGYGKEAIKIFEEMEVKGLCPDQVTFVGVLSACSHAGLIDHGIKLFELMTETYSIDPVEEHYACMVDLLGRAGKLKEAYKFISKMPVRANAGTWGALLGACRMHRNADLGKIAAEKLFEYEPHKTSNYVLMSNIHAEAGRWNEVERVRMLMKERRVEKQPGCSWIEVKNRIHPFFSDDSSETRTTDICEALTLLTLHARSTDFVPDIELFQLDHG; encoded by the coding sequence atgaaaaggATTTTGAAACCAATCAGTGGAAATGGAAGCTTGGTTTTCAAACAAAATACGAAGATAACCCAATTGGGTAAATCTGGTAGAGTTCAAGAAGCCATTCAGATATTTGAGAGCATATCAAATAAAAATACTGTATCATGGAATTCTATGATCTCTGTTTATGCCAAAAACGGTAAAATTAATGATGCGCGTAGGCTGTTCGATGAAATGCCTCGAAGGAATCTTGTTTCATGGAACACAATGATATCTGGTTATTCTCATAATGGTCAAGTACATGAAGCAGCTGCGTTGTTCGATGAAATGCCTCAAAGAGATGACTTTTCTTGGACTTTGATGTTGACTTGCTACATCAGAAATGGTAAGCTTGATAAAGCAAAATACTTGTTTGATATGCTTCCGGATAAACAAGACCCAGTTTGTTGGAATGCTCTGATAGCTGGTTATGCAAAGAGTCAGCGGATTGAAGAAGCTCGAAGGTTGTTTGATAGAATGCCAGTCAAGAATTTGGTTTCATGGAATTCTATGCTTGCGGCTTATACTCAGAATGAACTCATGGATTTGGGTTTGAAGTTTTTTCTCCAAATGGAAACTAAGGATGTAGTTTCTTGGAATCTGATGGTTCATGGGTTTGTTCAGGTCGGCGACTTGGAATCAGCATCATTATTTTTCAATAGAATTCCAAACCCAAATGTCGTTTCTTGGGTCACATTGTTAAGTGGTTATGCAAAAAATGGTAAGATAGAGGAAGCAAAAAGAACGTTCGAGGAAATGCCTGAGAAAAATATCATTTCCTGGAATGCTATGATCGCAGGTTATATGCAGAATTCACAAATTAATGATGCTTTGAAAATTTTCAAAGAAATGCCAGAGAGGAATTCTGCATCATGGACTGCAGTGATCAATGGGTACGTCCAAAACGGTAAGCTTGAAGAAGCAAGAGAGTTGCTTGAGAAGATGCCTTCAGGGAATGCCACTGCTCAAACTAGTATGATCTCTGGGTATGTGCAGAAAATGAGGATCAACGAAGCGCGGCAAATATTTGATCAGCTTGGTTCCCGAGATTCTGTATGTTGGAATACTATGATTGGAGGTTATGTTCAATGTGGTAAAATGAGCGAAGCGATAAAATTGTTTGAGCAAATGCCGAGAAAGAATTTAGTTACATGGAATACTTTGATTGCTGGTTTTGCTCAAAGTGGGCAAATGGATATGGCCATTGATATCTTTGAGGATATGAAAGAGAAAAACTTAGTTTCTTGGAATTCAATAATATCAGGATTTACTCAAAATGGGTTGTTCTCAAGTGCTCTTCAGTATTTCGTGTTAATGGGAAAGGAAGGGAGAAAACCTGATCACTCTACTTTTGCTTGTGGTCTCATTGCTTGTGCCAATCTAGCAGCACTGCCAGTTGGGAAGCAAATTCAAAATCTTGTTTTCAAGAGCGGCTATGCTGAAGATTTATATGTTACGAATGCTTTGATCAGTATGTACTCTAAATGTGGAAGAATCTCAAAGGCTGAACGAGTTTTTAGAGATACAGATACAGTTGATATTATTTCCTGGAATTCTTTGATATCTGGTTATGCACTGAACGGATATGGGAAAGAGGCGATTAAAATTTTCGAAGAGATGGAGGTTAAGGGGTTATGCCCAGATCAGGTTACCTTCGTCGGGGTTTTATCTGCTTGTAGTCATGCAGGGTTGATTGATCATGGGATAAAATTGTTTGAATTAATGACTGAAACTTACTCCATTGACCCTGTGGAAGAACACTATGCCTGTATGGTTGATTTGCTAGGCCGTGCAGGAAAGTTAAAAGAAGCTTATAAATTTATAAGTAAGATGCCTGTAAGGGCCAATGCAGGAACTTGGGGTGCATTACTTGGGGCATGTCGAATGCATAGGAATGCGGACTTAGGGAAAATTGCCGCTGAGAAGCTTTTCGAGTATGAAccacacaaaacatcaaattatgTTTTAATGTCTAATATTCACGCTGAAGCAGGTAGATGGAATGAGGTGGAACGGGTGAGGATGCTGATGAAAGAGCGGAGAGTAGAAAAACAACCTGGGTGTAGTTGGATTGAAGTAAAAAATCGGATCCACCCATTCTTCTCTGATGATTCATCAGAAACCAGGACAACAGACATTTGTGAAGCACTGACTCTTCTTACATTGCATGCTAGAAGCACGGATTTTGTTCCTGATATCGAACTTTTCCAGCTTGATCATGGGTGA
- the LOC113352571 gene encoding uncharacterized protein LOC113352571: protein MATLSRMMNKAASSVIPLATRTPCRNYTSAIFTTPLKTSTAIKTVTGNSNLFRTTSIPTHRQFSALAKKKPYFDDTLLRVIDSEIVDAEEEAGDFEVTLIVGEAPSEFPFKIVDNDGAETITLTRNYQGEEIKVTVFKHDLSGDYEEGDEEDQDDQEANQGGEEVEEEAESKCFG, encoded by the exons ATGGCGACTTTGAGTAGAATGATGAATAAAGCCGCATCTTCAGTAATCCCTCTAGCAACCAGAACTCCTTGTAGAAACTACACCTCTGCCATCTTCACTACCCCATTGAAGACCAGCACCGCCATTAAAACTGTCACCGGCAATAGTAATCTATTTAGAACAACTTCAATTCCAACTCATCGTCAGTTCTCTGCTCTAGCTAAGAAGAAACCATATTTCGATGACACTCTTCTCAGAGTTATTGATTCTGAAATCGTTGATGCTGAGGAGGAAGCTGGAGATTttgagg TTACTTTAATT GTTGGTGAGGCACCAAGTGAGTTTCCATTCAAGATTGTGGATAATGATGGAGCTGAAACTATTACACTGACTAGGAACTATCAAGGTGAGGAGATCAAAGTCACAGTGTTCAAGCATGATCTCTCTGGTGATTATGAAGAGGGTGATGAGGAAGACCAAGACGACCAGGAAGCAAATCAAGGTGGTGAGGAGGTGGAAGAAGAAGCTG AATCCAAATGTTTCGGATGA